The Synergistales bacterium DNA segment TCCACGTCCAGGGTCACCACATCGGGCCTGAGGGCCTTGATCTTTTCCAGCGCCTGCTCTCCGTCCCGCGCCTTGTCGATCACCGTGATCCGGTCATCCCCGCCGAGGATATCGCCGATGATCTTCCGCATGAACGCCGAATCGTCGACCACAAGCACCCGAATGGGGTTCATGACGACCCCCGCCCGCCTGCCAGGAGTTCCTGCTGCCGGATGTACTGCTGCAACCTTTTGCTGACCGCCACCGGCACCACGGTAAAGGCCACGCCCACGTCCTGCATGCCTTCCTCGTTGGGCTGGGGAACCCACATGGCCCTGCCGAGCACCAGGAAGGGCGATTCCTCGATGTTCAGCGTAAAAAGACCCATCTCCTCTTTCTGGAAGATGCCGTCGGTCTTGCCGTGGCTTTTGTGCTGCAGCCGCATCCCGCCCAGGCTGATATCCAGCACCTTCCCTTCCTTCCAGCTCCCGGAAAGCGGCTTCTCGTCTTCCCTGGAGAGATTGTAGAATCGGCTTTTCATCAAACAGGGCACCCGAACAAAGGCCCGGCGCTGGTGTTTTTCCACCTCGCCCACAGGCCGTACCCACAGGAGTGGCAGATTCCCGCTCAGGTCGCTGCGCACCACCTCGGCCTTTACCCTGAGCGGAGTCGGGTCCCCCTCTACGGTGACCTCCAGGGTAACCCCCCGGTAGAGACGGAGCAGTCCCCCCTTGTACATGGGATGGGCGAGCGCCAGGAGCCCCTCGCGGATATCTTCGAGGTCGGAGATGTACTGACCCTTGAACAGGCCGGTCTGCATCTCCAGGGTAACCTTGTTTTTGATGCGTTTCAGGAACTTGGACTCCAGATTGCCCCTTTTGGCCACGCCGCTATGCCCCCAATCCCAGACGTTTCGTCAGTTTGAAGAGAAAGCTCCTGATCCCCTTCGCCTCCTGCCGGTCGGCAAGGAGCGCCTCTTCCTCACCCGCTCCCTGGCCCGCGATCTGCTCGGCGATCGCATAGAACGAGCGTCCCACCGCCGTACTCTCGTAGAGCTCCACCAGGGGACGGCGCAGCTGCACCGCTTCGCGCACCTTCCTGTCCCAGGGGATATACCCGAGATAGGGGACGGGGACGCCGAGAAACTGCCGCGACGCACCCTGCATGCGTTCGGCCACCCCCCGGGCCTCCTCGTTCGACATCGCCATGTTCACCACCAGACGGATATCCACTCTCCCCCCGGACCGTTGCACCAGGCTCTTGAGCACCCCGTAGGCGTCCCGTACGGATGTCGGCTCCGGCGTCGTCAGCAGGAGGGTCATGTCGGAAGCCAGAGCAAAGGAGAGAATGCTGTTGTGGATACCGGCGCTGGTATCGATCACAATGGTATCGGCTTCGTCCTCAAGGGTCGCCAGCTCCCCGATCAGCTCGTACTGCCTGTTCTGATCCATATCGGCGAGATCCTGCATCCCCGCCCCGCCGGGGAGGACCTTGAGATTCTCGCCCAGGGAGACCAGGGTGCTCCGCACATCGGCGCTGCCGCTGATCACGCTCTTCAAGGTCTTTGTGGGCATCATGCCGAAGAGAAGATCCACATTGGCCATCCCCAGATCGGCGTCGAAGATCAGCACCCGCCGTCCCAGGCGGCTCAGGGCGATCCCGAGATTCACACAGAGGTGGGTCTTCCCGACCCCTCCTTTGCCGCTGAGTACGGCGATGCTCTGGAGCCTTCGGCCCCCGTTTTCGGGGGCCCCTGCGGAAGCCAGTTTCCGCAGGTGAGCAGCCTGGTCGCTCTGCTCTCCCCGGGATGCCGCGTCCTGCCGGCCGCGCACCACAATCGGCGCCTCCTCCAGCTTGCCCCGCTCAGGCGCTTTCAACAGGTTCACCACCAACAAGGGATTCCACTACCGTAGATGGCGAAGCCACCTCGATATCGTTGGGCACATTCTGGCCCACCGTGAAGAAGGAGAGGGGAACATTGAAGTCCATCACCACATTGAAGATATCGGCGTAGGAGCCCGTTTCATCCAGCTTGGTAAAGAGGAAGCTTGTCACCGGCACAACCGCCATCTGTTCCACCACATCCAGCATGTCGGTATACTTCATGTTGGCGGCCAGAAGCAGATGCACCGCATCGGGTTGGAAATGCTCGTAGAGCTCCCGCAGCTCCTCGAGACGCTCGCTGTTCCGGTGGCTTCTCCCTGCCGTATCCATGAGCAGGATCTCCTTGTCCTGTTGTTTTTTGAGGATCTCCTCGATATTGTGGGGCTCGTAGATAACCTCCAGCGGAACCCCCAGAATCCGCGCATAGGTCCGCAGCTGCTCCACGGCGGCAATCCGGTAGGTGTCGGCCGTCAGGAAGAGCACACTCTTCCGCTCCCAGAGGGAAAAGACCGCGGCGAGCTTGGCGATGGTGGTGGTCTTGCCCACACCGGTGGGACCGATGAACATCACCCGGTTTCCCCCGAGGGTCTGGGCGAAATCCGAGCCCAGCACCGGCACCGTAGCGTTCAGCCAGTCCGGGAAGGGGCGACTGTCGCTTTCAGCACGGAAACGCTCCACCAGGGCGCGGGCGTGCTGTTCCGCGACCCCCTGCCCAGTCAGGCGTGCCACCCTGGGGTCCACCGGTTCCGCTTCCGCAGTGGTCCCCGGATCGGCCTTCTCCGAATCCCAGGCATCGAGTCTGGTCAGCACCTCCTCCAGGGACTGCTGCAGCTCCTCCACACGGCGGGAGACACTCTGCACCTTCTCGTCCTGTTCGGCCGCCGGCGGGGATTGCTGGGCCGCGTTCCGGGCCATCGCCTTGGCCTGCGGGGAGATCTCGAAGGTTACCCCCTCCCGGGACTCCCGCTCACCGGACGTCTCGTTCTGTCCAGAGGCTGCTCCGGCAGCCTGGGAATGTTCCCCTGCCACCTGCGGCATCGCCTCTTTGACAGCCTGCTTCACCTCCAGCAGGCGCTGGAAGGCCTTGATCCGATCCGCCGAGGCCTCCTGGTCCGGTTCGCGGTCCTCTTCGAAGATCCCGGCAGTAACCTGCAGCACCTCCTTGCGGAAGAACCCGAGAAAGCCGCCCCGCTTCACACGCTGGCTGGAGAGAATGACGGCGTCCCGGCCGAGCCGCTCTTTGGCGATGACAAGCGATTCCGCCTCATCCTTCGCTTCGTATGTGACCTGCCGTGCCAGACGCATCTATTCCACCATCCCTACAGATTTCAGTTGCACACCCTGGGCGATTTCATTATAGGATATCACGCTTACGTGAGGTAGGGTTCCCTCGATAATACGCCGGACCACCAGGCGGACCTCGGGGTGGACCAGCAGCACCGGATTCTTTCCGCTCATGCTCACCTGCTCGGCGAACTTGGAGACGGCCCCCACCAGCTGCTGCATGGCCTGGGGGTCCATATTCAGCTGCCAGCCCTGCACCAGATCCCCCGACATGGCTTCCTGCACCCGTTTCTCCCAGTCCGGGGAGAGGGTACCCACCGTCAGCGTTCCGTCGCTCTCCTGCAACCCCAGCGTGATCACCCGGGCCAGCGACTCCCGCACCCGCTCGGTGAGGAAATCCACGCTCCGGGAAGCCCGGCCGTAGTCCGCCAGCGATTCGAAGATGGTCACCAGGTCCCTGATGGGTACCTGCTCGCGGATCAGGTTCTGCAGCACCTTCTGGATGTCGCCCAAACCGAGCGCCGAAGTGAGCTCCTCCACCACCGCCGGGTGGGACTCCTTGATCAGATCCACCAGCTTCTGGACCTCCTGGCGGGTCAGGATATCGGCCCCGTAGAGCTTGACCGTCTCGGAGATGTGGGTCGCCAGCACCGAGGGGGCGTCCACCACCGTATACCCCGACGACTCGGCCTGCTCGCGCAATTCCGGGGAGATCCACACGGCGGGCAGCCCGAAGGTGGGCTCCGTCGTGGGCACCCCGACCAAAGTCTCCTCGGAACCCGAGGTGTTCATGGCCAGGTAGTGGTCGGGGAGCAGCTCGCTGCGGCCCACCTCGCCGCCTTTGACCATGATCGTGTACTCCGTGGGCTTCAGCTGGATGTTATCACGAAGCCGGATCGGCGGCACCACCAGGCCCAGCTCCATGGCCATCTGCCGCCGGATGGTACTGATCCGCTCCAGCATGTCGCCGCCCTGGCCGGGATCCACCAGCGGGATCAGCGCGTAGCCGATCTCCACCTCCAGCGGATCGACCGTCAGAAGGGGCAGCACATTCTCCGGCTCCGGGGGAGCCTGGGGCTCTCTGCCCTCGCCCCCCGGCGCCCCTCCCTCCTCGGAGGTTCTGCCGGCGGGACCGCCGGGCTCCCCGGCGGCCTGCTCCTGCAGCTTGCCCTCCCGGTAGACCCGATAGCCCAGAAAGCCCATCAGCGACCCCAGGGTGGCGAAGGGCACCAGCGGCAACCCCGGCACGATGGCCAGCCCCAGCAACATGGCCGAACCGATCCACAGCGGTCGGTAGTAACGTGTCAGCGAGTTGATGATGTCCTCTCCGAGATTGTACTCCCCGGCCGCCCTGGTCACAATGATACCGGTGGCCGTGGAAAAGAGGATGGAAGGGATCTGCGCCACCAGACCGTCGCCGACGGTCAGCAGACTGTAGGTCCCCAGCGCCTCTACAAGGGACATGTCCTGCTGGAAGACCCCCACGCCGAGACCGCCGAGGATATTGATCGCCGTAATGATCAGACCGGCGATGGCGTCCCCCTTGACGAACTTGGAGGCCCCGTCCATGGCACCGTAGAAATCGGCCTCCTTACGGATCTCCTCCCGACGTTCCTTGGCCTGGGTCTCGTCGAGCAGACCCGCGTTGAGGTCCGCGTCGATGGCCATCTGTTTGCCCGGCATGGCATCGAGGGTGAAACGGGCGGCCACCTCGGCGACACGCTCGGCACCCTTGGTGATCACGATGAACTGGATGATCACCAGGATAAGGAACACCACGCCGCCCACCACATAGTTGCCGCCGACCACGAAGTTCCCGAAGGCAGAGATCACCTCGCCGGCGTAGGCATGGAGCAGAATCATCCGCGTGGTGGAGACATTCAAGGCAAGCCGGAAGAGCGTTGCCAGCAGCAGAATGGTGGGGAATGCGGCCATCTGGAGGACACGGTAGACATAGAAGGTGGTGAGCAGCACCACCACACCAAAGGTGATGTTCAATGACAGGAGGATATCGAGCAGCGCCGTGGGGACAGGGACAATCAGCATCCCCACAATGAGGACGATGAGCAGCGCCATGCCGATATCGGCGTATTGGATCATCGAACCGGGCTTTACGCCCTCCTGGTTGGCTCGGGCCATTTCCGCTGCGTCCTTCCCCGCCGGCGTCCCGCGGCGGAACTCAAGATAGTGTGCTCATCATAGCAGCCGATGACAGTTTTGCGGAACAACGGCCGTTACGTACCGCTTCCGGTCTTCACGCGATAGACAAAGGCGAGCACCTCCGCCACCGCCTTGTAGAGATGCTCGGGGATCTCTTCGCCGATCTCCACCATCTCGTAGAGCGACCAGGCCAGCGGCCGGTCCTCCACCACAGGCACACCGTGCTCCTCGGCGATCTCCCTGATCTTGCGGGCCACATGCCCCCGCCCCTTTGCCACCAGCAGCGGCGCATCCATCACCGACCGGTCGTACTGCAGCGCCACCGCCAGTGTGGTCGGGTTGGTGACCACCACATCCGCCTGCGGGACCTCCTCCATCATCCGGCTCCGGGCGAGCTCCTGCTGCTTCTGACGGATGCGGCGCTTGACCATGGGGTCGCCTTCCATCTGCTTGTATTCGTCCTTGACCTCTTTTTTGGTCATCTTGATCTGCCGTTCGAACTCCCACCGCTGATAGACATAGTCGAAGATGGCGATCACGAAGAGCAAAAGCGCCATCTTCATGGCCAGCCACCAGATCTTGCCCATCACGGTGCTCACCCCGGCAAAGAGCGGGAAGTGCACCGTCTGGGCCATGGCGCCCAGCTCCTGCTTCAGGGCCATGAAGAGGACGATCCCCAGCAGCCCAGCCTTGACGATGGACTTGGCCAGCTCCACAAAGGAACGGATGGAGATCACCTTTTTGAGTCCCGAAATAGGGTTCATGCGGCTCGGTTTCGGGATCAGCGGCTTGGTGGTGATCTGCAGCCCCACCTGGTAGATCTGCACAGCCAGGGCGGCGATGAGACAGAGGAAGCCGAAGGGGAGCCAGATGCTCATGAACCGCCGCAGGGCCACCCGTCCGATCCGGGAGATCCACTCCCCCTGGCCGAGCTGATCGCTCCTGATCTCCCTGGCCTGAAAGACAATGAACTCCCGGAACCCCTCCAGCCACCAGGCCGCCAGCAGAAGAATCGCCAGCAGCCCCACCAGGATGACCACCGCGGCCCCGAGATCCTGGCTGCGGGCCACCTGGCCCTCCTCACGGGATTTGCGCCGCTTCCGCGGCGTGGCGGTCTCGGTCTTTTCCTCGGCGAAGAACTGGAGATCAAATGCCCTGTATATCATAGCCTACCCCGCAATGACCGAGAGGGCAAACCGCACCGTCTCCTCGATCTCGCTCTGCATCACATCCACCATAGCCGGCAGCAGCACCATCAGCAGGAAGAGCCCCAGGGCGACCTTGATCGGCAGACCCAGAATAAAGATATTCATCTGCGGCACCGTACGGGCCACGAACCCCAGGCCCACATCGGAGAGAATCAGCGCCCCGTAGAAGGGCAGCACCAGCCGCATGGCCAGCACCATGGCCTCCTGCAGCCAGCCCGTGATCGACGGGTCGGCGATCACGGCAATAGTGGGTATGCCCAGCGGCACCAGACGGAAGGTTTCCACCAGCGCCCGGAGCAGCAACAGATGGCCGTCCCATCTGAAGAAGTACCACATCCCCAGCACATACTTGAGCTGGCTGATGATGGAGACCTGGGACTGAGTCATGGGGTCCATGATGTTGGCCATCCCGAAGGCCATCCGCACGCCGATCACCCGGCCGGCGATCTGCAGCGCGTAGAGGGGCATGCCGCTCAGAAAACCCAGCGCCGCCCCGACCAGAAACTCCCGCACCGCCGCCACCAGAATCCCCACAGGGTCGGAGAGCGCCGCCAGATCCGGAACCGGCGCCGCCTGAGGCGTGGCGATCAGCGCCAGCATGAGAGCGATCCAGAAGCGTACCGGCACCGGAAGCGAGGGAATCATGAATACCGGCGCCACCAGAAGGAGGCCGAGGAAGCGGATACTGGACAGAAAAAGGACAACCAGCCAGAGCAGCTCCGGTTCCGAAAGGGTCATTGCACGAACCTGTGCAGCTGCCCCAGGATCTCCTTTGCCAGCTCGCCGACCCGACTGAAGATAAAGGAACCGAAGAAGATGGTGCTCAACAGCACCGCCACGATCTTGGGAATGAAGGCCAGGGTCTGCTCCTGGATGGAGGTGGCGGTCTGGATGATCCCCATCATCAGGCCGATGCCCATAGCCACCAGCAGAATGGGGAGCGCCGAGACCAGCGCCGTCCAGACCGCCTGACGCAGCATATCGAAGACACTGAGCGGCTCCACGGCAACCTCACCTCCCGAGTGGGCCTAAAAGCTGCTCACGAGGCTGGAAACCACCAGGTTCCAGCCGTCGGACATGACAAAGAGCAGCACCTTGAAGGGCAGCGAGATCATCATCGGCGGCAGCATGATCATTCCCATGCTCATCAGCACACTGGCCACAATCATGTCCACCACGATAAAGGGGACAAAGATCAGCACGCCCATCTGGAAGGCCGTCTTCAGTTCGCTGAGCATGAAGGCGGGCGCCAGTGCTCTGAAGGGCACGTCATCGGGCCCCTGGGGCCTCGGCAGACCGGCCAGGCTCATCATCAGCGACAGCTCCTTCTCCCTGGTCTGCTCCAGCATGAAGGTCCGCACCGGCTGCACCGCCGTCTGCAGCGCCTCGACGCTGGTGATCTCCTCGGCCAGGTAGGGCTGCAGGGCGTCGTCGTAGATGGCCTGCCAGACAGGGGTCATGGTAAAGAGCGTCAGAAAGAGCGCCAGCGTCACCAGCACCTGATTCGGCGGCGTCTGCTGCAGCGCCAGGGCATGCCGGACAAAACCCAGCACCACCAGTATCCTGACGAAGCTTGTCATCATCAGGACGATCGCCGGAGCCAGCGTGAGGATCGTGAGCAGCGCCAGGATCTGGAGCGTCACGGCGATATCCTCCGGCGATTCCGCCGCACTGAGCCCCATCTCCAGCGCCGGCAAGGGTATCTGCGGCGCCTCCGGCTGGGCCCACACGCCGGAAGCGAGGCACAGCATCAGGGCGAAGGCAGCCAGAAAGGATACTACGACTCTTGTCGGCATGAGGCCTCCCACTCTTCCCGGGACCAGCGCCCGATCACCACCGTGCCGGACCGCGACGACAGCAGGGCGATCACCTCGGGACCGCAGGCGACCACCCGCACCGTGTCCTTCCCGACCGGCACGGCCGCCAGCAGCGAGACACCCCGGGCCGACTGTCCCTTTGTCCGGGGATACCAGCGGCTCGCCATCCACCCAACCACTCCCAGCGCGGCGATGGCGAACACCATACGGATCATGTACCCCGAGAAATCGGGCTCCGTACCGCCATCACCCATATCGGACCAGGCGCAGACCACCGGCAGCAACATGTAAAAAAGAAGGGCGAACCCTACAGTACAGCATAGGCTTCGCCCCCCGGTGTTTCGGGATGTTGTATTCGGAGAGTAGTTCATTACGCCTGTCAGGAGAGTGCTTCGTTCAGAGCCTCGAGTACCCGGTCCGGCTGAAAGGGTTTGACGATAAAGTCCTTCGCTCCCGCCTGGATGGCCTCGATCACCATCGCCTGCTGCCCCATGGCGCTGACCATGACAATCCTCGCATCGGGATTCGCCTTTTTGATCTCCTTGACAGCACTGATCCCGTCCATTTCAGGCATGGTGATATCCATGGTGATGACATCGGGGCTGTTCTCCTCGGCCATCGACACGGCAACCTTGCCGTTTTCGGCTTCGCCGACCACCTCAAAACCGTTTTTGACCAGGATATCTTTAAGCATCATTCGCATAAAGGCTGCGTCATCGACTACGAGTACCTTTGCTCCCATTTCCACCTTTCCCCCCTGCGTCCGGTCTAGATCCCCGCTGAACGTATCCGTTCGGTCCGGCTGACTATCTCAGTGAGGCGAACACCGAAATTCTCATCTATGACGACGATCTCTCCCCGGGCGATCAGCTTGCCGTTGACGAGAAGGTCAACGGGTTCGCCAGCCATCTTTTCCAATTCTATCACAGAGCCCGGCGCCATATTGAGCACTTCTCCGATTGTTTTGCGAGTCCTGCCTAATTCAACCGTCAACCGCACCGGTATGTCAAGGATCAGATCCAGATTTCCCGGCGCTTCACCCTGTTCTCCCTGATCGAGGGGCACAAACTCCGCAGGCCGCACATCCACCTGCTGACCGCCGGCGGGCTGCCGGGCCGCTCCTCCGGCCGGGGCGCCTCCCGAGGGAGGCTGCTGTTGCTGTTTCTTCTGAGCCTGCTGCTGCGGTTGTTGCTGCTGTTGCTGCTGCTTTTGCTGTTGCGGCTGTTGCTGCTGTTGCGGCGCAGGCTCCTCCTGCTTCGGCGCCACGGCCTCCTGGATCCGACCGGCCAGGTCGGTGGCCTGGTCGAGGGGCAGCACAAACCACAGCGGCATCTCGCCGACCTCGCTGATGTTGAGTGTCCCACGCACAGCCCAGATCTGGGTGGATGGATCAAGGGACTCCAGCGGCAGCCAGTCACCCTCCTGCAGACCCGCCGAGGCCTCGCCCTGGGCCAGGCGCTGTCCCTTGAGCAGTCCGCTGATGTTGGTGAAGGCCGCCCCCACCACCTGACTGAGCCCCTCCTGGGCAGCACTGAGGTAGAGATCGTTGGCCTCCTCGGGCAGCTCCACACCGTCGCCGCCCATCATCAGATCCGCAACGGTGAGCGCCCCCTTTTCGTCCAGCACGAAGGCCGTGGGAGCGTCGTCAAGGCCGTCGCACTTCATGGCATAGCGGAAGAAGCGTCCCTCCCCCGCCCTGCCGGGAAACTCGTTCTGGGCCACCACAAAGGTCTCGTCGATGGAGGAGGTGATCTCCCGTCCCGCCAGCATACCGATCACATTGCTGCCGGCGTTGGCCACCAGGGACGCAACCTCGTTGAGGATATCCTCCTGCTCCTTGTCGAGACCGCCTCCCTCCCCTTCGGAGGAAGAGGAATCCGGCGCACTGTTCAACAGCGCATCGATCTCTTCCTGGCTCAACAGCTCGTCAGACAACGGTCACACCTCCTCGCGTTCCGTACACTCTTCCTGCGTCAGCACCCGGTCGACACGCACCGCGTTGTTCCCCTTGCGCGTGCCCGGCGTACCGACAAACTTCACCTCTGCGCCCACCCGGACACAGACCTGGTCGTTGGTCGCCGCGTCGAGCCGCACCACATCGCCCACCTGGAGCTGCAGCACATCCTGCAGGGCCAGCGACGTACTCCCCAGTTCCGCGCTGAGGGGCACGCGGATGCGCCCCACATTCTCCTTGAGGCGATCCTTCACGTCTTCGGTGACCTTCCTTGCCGTGGAGGCGAACCAGTGCTGGGAGCTCAGCTTGTCCACCATGGGTTCCATGACGATATGGGGGATACAGAGATTCACCAGCCCCTCCGTATCGCCCAGCGTCACCTTCAGCGTCACCAGCAGCACCATGTCCGAACCCGGACAGATCTGCACGAAGAAGGGATTGCTCTCCATGCTCTCGAAGCGGAAGCGGATGTCCACGACGGTGCTCCAGCTCTCCTCCAGCAACTCGAGAAAACGCATGACCACCCGCTCGGTAACGGTCTGTTCGATCTCGGTGAGCTCCCTGGGTTTGCGAAGCGGCTCCCCCTTGCCGCCCAGCATCCGGTCGAGGATGGAGAAGACAAGCTGCGGGTTTACCTCCATGATGGCGTTTCCCGAAAGGGGATACATCTCCAGCACGGCGATGGTGGTGGGATGCACCAGCGAACGGACCACCTCGTCGTAGGTCAGCTGATCCACGGAGACCACCTCGGTGGAGACCATGGAGCGCACCATCGTAGAGAGCATGGTGGTCAGCTGCCGCGCAAAGGACTCGTGGATCATCTGGATGGCGCGCAGCTGATCCTTGCTGAACTTGTCAGGCCGCCTGAAGTCGTAGATCTTGACCTTATCTTCTTCCTCTTCCGTGCCGATATCATCAATGTCGACACTGCCGCTGCTCACGGCCTGCAATAACGAGTCGATCTCTTCCTGCGAAAGCACCTCAGGCACCACGGGAACTCACCTCCTTCCCCACACCACTATTCTACTGCAGGATAAAATTCTCGAAAAGCACCCGCGACACCGGCGGTTTCTGCTTCACCAGCGGGAGCAGCGCGTTGAGCCGGTGCTTGATCTCGTGGCCCAGCTCCAACACCCCCTCGCCGCTGCGCATATCGTTCAAACGCTTGTTCTTGACCGTCAGGATCGTTTCGTGCCGCAGGCGGCTCTTCCAGCCCTCGGCGGAGACCAGCTCCACCGCCTCCGGGGAGGTCACCTCCAGCACAATGGTCAAACGGGCCACATGGGGTTCCTTGTCGGCGAGGTTGACCGTGAACTCCCCCAGCGGCACCGTCGGTCCGGGAGCCTGCCCGCCCTGGCCGCCCACATCGTTCGGCTGGCCGAAGAACTTCATCCCCATAAAGATACCGCCGCCCACACCCAGTATGAGGGCAAGAAGCCCGACAACGGCGAAAATCAACAGACGCTTCATAGAATCCTCCCCCTCATTCCAGGGCGTACTCGGAAAGCAGCACGATGTCGACCCGCCGGTTCAGCGCCCTGTGTTCCCGGGTATCGTTGGGCACAATCGGACGGTACTGGCCGAAGCCCACCGCCTCCATCCTCCTGGGACGCACCCCGGCTCTCTGCAGATAGGTGACCACCGCCACCGCCCGGGAGGCCGAGAGCTCCCAGTTGTTCCGGAAATCATCGCCCCGGAAGGGCAGGTTGTCGGTGTGTCCCTCCACGGACATGGGTACCGAGGTGCGCTGCAGCAGCTCGGCCAGCTTGGCGAGAATGCGCTTGCCCGGCGGCAGCAGCGTGGCGCTGCCCAGCTCGAAAAGCAGCTGGTCCGTCATGGAGATGGTCACGCCCCGCTGGTCCACCCGGACGGAGACCTCGTCTTCCAGGCCCTCCTCGCGGATCAGCGTCTGCACCTGACGGGCCACGTCGAGGATCTCCTGGGTCTGCTTCCGGGCCTCGCCTGCGTCGACACCGGTTTCGCCCTGGAAGACCTTGTCGGACTCCTGGGTGGTCTCGCCGCCCGGCATCACGCCGATGGCGCCCTGGAAGGACATGATCATCTTCTGGAACTTCTGGACATCAATGGTGGAAAAGGCAAAGAGAAAGACAAAGAAGACAAGCAGGAGGGTCATCATATCGCCGTAGGTCATCAGCCATCCTGCGCCGCCTTCTTCATCCCTGGAACGGCGCTTCCTCGCCATGGGCTCTCCTTCCCGAATCGAGATCCTCTACGACCCGCAGGCACAGACGCGGCGACTACTCCTCCCCGCCGGTGTTCTTCTGTTCCTCAAGCACCTGCCGCTGCACCGGGGGCAGGAAGACCTTGAGCTTCTCCTCCACAATCCTGGGGTTCTCCCCCGCCTGGATCGCCAGAACGCCTTCCACCATCAGCTCCCGGGAGAGCACCTCTTCGGAGGTGCGGGCTCCCAGTTTGCGGGCCAGGGGAATCGCAAAGGCGTTGGCGAGGAAGGAACCGTAGAAGGTGGTGATCAGAGCGACCGCCATCCCCGGCCCCAG contains these protein-coding regions:
- a CDS encoding flagellar basal body-associated FliL family protein, with amino-acid sequence MKRLLIFAVVGLLALILGVGGGIFMGMKFFGQPNDVGGQGGQAPGPTVPLGEFTVNLADKEPHVARLTIVLEVTSPEAVELVSAEGWKSRLRHETILTVKNKRLNDMRSGEGVLELGHEIKHRLNALLPLVKQKPPVSRVLFENFILQ
- a CDS encoding response regulator, with the translated sequence MGAKVLVVDDAAFMRMMLKDILVKNGFEVVGEAENGKVAVSMAEENSPDVITMDITMPEMDGISAVKEIKKANPDARIVMVSAMGQQAMVIEAIQAGAKDFIVKPFQPDRVLEALNEALS
- the fliP gene encoding flagellar type III secretion system pore protein FliP (The bacterial flagellar biogenesis protein FliP forms a type III secretion system (T3SS)-type pore required for flagellar assembly.); translated protein: MPTRVVVSFLAAFALMLCLASGVWAQPEAPQIPLPALEMGLSAAESPEDIAVTLQILALLTILTLAPAIVLMMTSFVRILVVLGFVRHALALQQTPPNQVLVTLALFLTLFTMTPVWQAIYDDALQPYLAEEITSVEALQTAVQPVRTFMLEQTREKELSLMMSLAGLPRPQGPDDVPFRALAPAFMLSELKTAFQMGVLIFVPFIVVDMIVASVLMSMGMIMLPPMMISLPFKVLLFVMSDGWNLVVSSLVSSF
- the fliY gene encoding flagellar motor switch phosphatase FliY, producing the protein MSDELLSQEEIDALLNSAPDSSSSEGEGGGLDKEQEDILNEVASLVANAGSNVIGMLAGREITSSIDETFVVAQNEFPGRAGEGRFFRYAMKCDGLDDAPTAFVLDEKGALTVADLMMGGDGVELPEEANDLYLSAAQEGLSQVVGAAFTNISGLLKGQRLAQGEASAGLQEGDWLPLESLDPSTQIWAVRGTLNISEVGEMPLWFVLPLDQATDLAGRIQEAVAPKQEEPAPQQQQQPQQQKQQQQQQQPQQQAQKKQQQQPPSGGAPAGGAARQPAGGQQVDVRPAEFVPLDQGEQGEAPGNLDLILDIPVRLTVELGRTRKTIGEVLNMAPGSVIELEKMAGEPVDLLVNGKLIARGEIVVIDENFGVRLTEIVSRTERIRSAGI
- a CDS encoding flagellar motor protein MotB: MARKRRSRDEEGGAGWLMTYGDMMTLLLVFFVFLFAFSTIDVQKFQKMIMSFQGAIGVMPGGETTQESDKVFQGETGVDAGEARKQTQEILDVARQVQTLIREEGLEDEVSVRVDQRGVTISMTDQLLFELGSATLLPPGKRILAKLAELLQRTSVPMSVEGHTDNLPFRGDDFRNNWELSASRAVAVVTYLQRAGVRPRRMEAVGFGQYRPIVPNDTREHRALNRRVDIVLLSEYALE
- the fliM gene encoding flagellar motor switch protein FliM: MVPEVLSQEEIDSLLQAVSSGSVDIDDIGTEEEEDKVKIYDFRRPDKFSKDQLRAIQMIHESFARQLTTMLSTMVRSMVSTEVVSVDQLTYDEVVRSLVHPTTIAVLEMYPLSGNAIMEVNPQLVFSILDRMLGGKGEPLRKPRELTEIEQTVTERVVMRFLELLEESWSTVVDIRFRFESMESNPFFVQICPGSDMVLLVTLKVTLGDTEGLVNLCIPHIVMEPMVDKLSSQHWFASTARKVTEDVKDRLKENVGRIRVPLSAELGSTSLALQDVLQLQVGDVVRLDAATNDQVCVRVGAEVKFVGTPGTRKGNNAVRVDRVLTQEECTEREEV